One window from the genome of Cottoperca gobio chromosome 15, fCotGob3.1, whole genome shotgun sequence encodes:
- the nkx3.3 gene encoding NK3 homeobox 3: MTLSFSSFSIKDILTGRDARGKPGTRSTEGLCAPKRNICTGHGTRVPDLSHQDTDENRIHKETFPADLRLTVGKLRSNTYNEEATGEEPELREGAGDQRPHCVERDQRQKEEAEEEGRHHSGETASCSSDEQQCGPRTKKRSRAAFSHAQVYELEHRFNTQRYLSGPERADLAEALKLTETQVKIWFQNRRYKTKRRQMAAELVACGSAKKVAVQVLVMDNQKQYYQANGVHIPVTVPLYHQAYQYHPCLHYYCQPWSVNSMSCGGML, from the exons ATGACATTAAGTTTTTCGTCCTTCTCCATCAAAGACATCCTCACCGGACGTGATGCCCGGGGGAAGCCCGGTACCAGGAGTACGGAGGGGCTCTGCGCACCAAAGCGCAACATCTGCACCGGGCATGGCACGAGAGTCCCCGATCTGTCTCATCAAGACACGGATGAGAACCGCATCCACAAGGAGACATTCCCTGCTGATCTTAGGCTGACTGTTGGAAAGCTCCGGTCTAATACGTACAACGAGGAGGCCACAGGAGAGGAGCCTGAGCTCAGAGAAG GCGCTGGAGACCAGCGGCCACACTGTGTGGAGCGGGATCAACGGCAGAAAGAGGAGGCGGAAGAAGAGGGACGTCACCACAGCGGGGAGACGGCCAGCTGTTCGTCCGATGAGCAGCAGTGCGGGCCCAGGACAAAGAAGCGCTCCAGGGCGGCCTTCTCTCACGCGCAAGTGTACGAGCTTGAGCACCGATTCAACACGCAACGCTATCTTTCAGGTCCCGAACGGGCCGATCTAGCAGAAGCTCTGAAACTCACAGAGACTCAGGTAAAAATCTGGTTCCAGAACCGGAGATATAAAACCAAACGGCGCCAGATGGCGGCCGAGCTGGTGGCGTGCGGCTCAGCAAAGAAAGTAGCAGTACAAGTGCTGGTGATGGACAACCAGAAGCAGTACTATCAGGCCAATGGAGTACATATCCCAGTGACTGTGCCCCTGTACCACCAAGCCTACCAGTACCACCCCTGCCTGCACTACTACTGCCAGCCCTGGAGCGTGAACAGCATGTCCTGTGGAGGGATGCTCTAA
- the got1 gene encoding LOW QUALITY PROTEIN: aspartate aminotransferase, cytoplasmic (The sequence of the model RefSeq protein was modified relative to this genomic sequence to represent the inferred CDS: deleted 1 base in 1 codon), with protein MSVFCEVPQAAPVAVFKLSQDFNNDQFPNKVNLGVGAYRTDEGQPWVLPVVKKVEKIIVHDDRLNHEYLPILGLPEFRSSASKIVLGDDSPAIQENRVGAVQCLGGTGALKMGAEFLRRFYNGNNNTKTPVYVSAPTWENHNAVFANAGFDDVRPYKYWDGEKKGLDLPGFLGDLESCPEHSIFVLHACAHNPTGTDPTQEQWQQIADVMMRRQLFVFFDSAYQGFASGSLDKDAWAVRYFVSMGFEMFCAQSFSKNFGLYNERVGNLTIVARDADNLKRVLSQMEKIVRTTWSNPPSQGARIVANTLNSPELFTEWKDNVKTMANRVLLMRAQLKAKLQALGTPGTWDHITEQIGMFSFTGLNSKQVEYMVKERHIYLMASGRINMCGLTTKNIDYVAESIHETVTMVQ; from the exons atgtctgtgttttgtgaggtcccACAAGCAGCCCCTGTAGCTGTTTTTAAACTGTCGCAGGATTTCAATAACGACCAATTCCCCAACAAGGTGAACCTCGGAGTTGGAG CCTACCGGACAGATGAGGGCCAGCCGTGGGTTTTGCCAGTGGTGAAAAAGGTTGAAAAGATCATTGTGCACGATGACAGGCTAAACCACGAGTACCTGCCCATCCTTGGTCTGCCTGAGTTCAGATCCTCTGCCTCTAAGATCGTCCTGGGAGATGACAGTCCTGCCATCCAGGAGAACAGG GTGGGGGCTGTCCAGTGCCTGGGGGGTACAGGTGCTTTGAAGATGGGCGCGGAATTTCTCAGGCGTTTCTACAAtggaaacaacaacaccaaGACACCCGTCTATGTGTCCGCACCTACCTGGG AAAATCACAATGCTGTATTCGCCAATGCTGGCTTTGACGATGTCCGTCCATATAAGTACTGGGAC GGAGAGAAGAAGGGCCTGGATTTGCCTGGTTTCCTTGGAGACCTGGAG AGTTGTCCAGAACATTCTATCTTTGTCCTGCATGCCTGTGCGCATAATCCAACTGGCACAGACCCCACACAGGAGCAGTGGCAGCAGATCGCAGACGTTATGATG AGGAGGCAGCTGTTTGTGTTCTTCGACTCAGCTTATCAGGGATTCGCCTCAGGCAGTCTGGATAAAGATGCCTGGGCGGTCCGCTACTTTGTCTCCATGGGCTTTGAAATGTTCTGCGCCCAGTCGTTCTCCAAGAACTTTGGCCTCTACA ATGAGCGTGTGGGCAACCTGACCATTGTGGCTCGTGATGCAGACAACCTGAAGCGAGTTCTGTCCCAGATGGAGAAGATTGTCAGGACCACTTGGTCAAACCCACCGTCTCAGGGCGCTCGCATTGTTGCCAACACCCTTAACTCACCTGAGCTCTTTACTGAATG GAAGGACAATGTGAAGACCATGGCTAACAGGGTGCTGCTGATGAGGGCTCAGCTGAAAGCTAAGCTCCAAGCTCTGGGGACACCAGGCACCTGGGACCACATCACAGAGCAGATCGGCATGTTCAGCTTCACAGGCCTCAACT CTAAACAAGTGGAGTATATGGTGAAGGAGAGACACATCTACTTAATGGCCAGTGGTCGCATCAACATGTGCGGTCTGACCACCAAGAACATAGACTACGTGGCTGAGTCCATCCATGAGACTGTCACCATGGTCCAGTAG
- the nkx2.3 gene encoding homeobox protein Nkx-2.3, producing MLPSPLITSSTTPFSVKDILKLELQQQSQQHQLQFISRFGLSSALSQPGAFPDKPFRSHSPPSCMLAGRDNPSPVSSGLSESEDRMSYLNTLTVHDRLAESGLPGEMFSNPAQNHSAELRLETEQEDQDSKSCGALGDEFEDPDSEKPTTKPQRTRRKPRVLFSQAQVFELERRFKQQRYLSAPEREHLASSLKLTSTQVKIWFQNRRYKCKRQRQDKSLEMAGHHHHHHHHPPPPRRVAVPVLVRDGRPCLTGSQNYNGSYTVGAPNPYSYNGYQAYSYNNSLYTNTYSCTYSSLPALPPSNTTANAFMNMNLGNLGAQTQSQAPQGPVVTPCQGTLQGIRAW from the exons ATGCTCCCCAGCCCGCTCATTACTTCTTCCACTACGCCTTTCTCTGTGAAGGACATTCTGAAGTTAGAGTTGCAGCAACAATCTCAGCAGCACCAGCTCCAGTTTATCTCCCGCTtcggtctctccagtgcgctGTCACAGCCGGGAGCGTTCCCAGATAAACCGTTCCGGTCACATTCACCGCCCTCCTGCATGTTGGCCGGTAGGGACAATCCAAGTCCTGTAAGCTCAGGCCTCTCGGAGAGCGAGGATAGGATGTCGTACCTCAACACGCTGACTGTACATGACCGGCTGGCGGAGTCCGGGCTGCCGGGGGAGATGTTCAGCAACCCGGCGCAGAACCACTCTGCAGAGCTCCGGCTGGAGACCGAGCAGGAGGACCAAGATAGCA AGAGCTGCGGTGCGTTGGGAGACGAGTTTGAGGATCCAGACTCGGAGAAGCCCACCACCAAGCCGCAGAGGACCAGGAGGAAACCCCGCGTGCTCTTCTCCCAGGCTCAGGTGTTTGAGCTGGAGCGGCGCTTCAAGCAGCAGCGTTACCTGTCTGCCCCGGAGAGAGAACACCTGGCCAGCTCCCTGAAACTCACCTCCACCCAGGTTAAAATCTGGTTCCAGAACAGGAGGTACAAATGCAAGAGGCAGCGGCAGGACAAGAGTCTGGAGATGGCAggtcatcaccaccaccaccaccaccacccaccaCCGCCCAGGAGGGTGGCGGTTCCAGTATTGGTACGGGACGGGAGGCCTTGTCTGACAGGATCCCAGAACTATAACGGGTCTTACACAGTCGGAGCTCCAAACCCGTACAGCTACAATGGCTATCAGGCCTACAGCTACAACAACTCGTTGTATACTAACACTTACTCTTGTACTTATTCTAGTTTACCTGCTCTGCCGCCGAGCAACACCACTGCTAATGCTTTTATGAACATGAATTTGGGAAACCTCGGTGCACAGACGCAAAGCCAGGCACCCCAAGGACCAGTCGTCACACCCTGTCAGGGAACTCTGCAGGGCATACGGGCATGGTAG